The stretch of DNA TACGAGCCTTTCGGTCTAGCCGCTCTCGAAGCGGCGCGGGCGGGCGCGGCCTTGGTGCTTTCTGATATTCCCACCTATCGCGAGATCTGGGACGGAGCCGCTCTCTTTGCCGATCCGCATCGCCCCGATGTCTTCGCCGATGCTTTCAATTCTCTTGCCGGCGATCCGCAGCAGCGCGCCGCGCTCGGACGAAAAGCGCGTGCTCGCTCTGCCGGCTTCAGTGTCAAGGCTCAGGCAGAGGCGATGCGCTCGATCTATTCCGGCATGTGCGCCCGCGGTTTTTCAACAGCAGCGGAGTGACCATGAAGTTCCTTTTTTACACTCATTCACTGGTTTCCGACTGGAATCACGGCAATGCCCATTTTCTTCGCGGCATCATGCGCGATCTCCAGCGGCGCGACCATGAGACGCTGGCGCTGGAGCCGCAGGATGCCTGGAGCCGGGCCAATCTGGTGAGGGACCAGGGGCCGGCTGCGGTCGAGGCATTTCACCAGGCATTTCCGCAGCACCGTTCGCGAACGTATGGTGTCGAATTCGACCATGAAGCAGCGCTTGCCGATGCCGACGTCGTCATCGTCCACGAGTGGACGGAACCGCAATTGGTCGAGAGGCTCGGCCGCATCCGGCGCAATGGCGCAACCTTCACCCTGCTTTTCCACGATACGCATCATCGGGCCGTCTCCGCCGAGGGCGATATCGCAGGGCTGGCGCTTGACGACTATGATGGGGTGCTGGCCTTCGGACAGACGCTGCGCGAACGTTATCTCAGAGCCGGCTGGGGGAAATCCGTCTTCACTTGGCACGAGGCGGCCGACGACACGCTGTTTCGACCGTTGCCGGAGATCGAGAAAGCCGGAGACCTCATCTGGATCGGCAACTGGGGCGACGATGAACGGTCCGCCGAAATCGGCGAATTCCTGGTCCGCCCCGCAAAAGATCTCGGCTTGAACACGGTCGTGCGCGGCGTCCGCTATCCCGGCCATGCATTGGACGAGCTTCGCGAGGCCGGCATCGCCTATGACGGCTGGATCGCCAATGCCGATGTGCCCATGGCCTTTGCCCGTCACAAAGCAACGATTCACATTCCGCGGCGGCCCTATATCGAACATCTGCCGGGGATTCCGACCATCCGCGTCTTCGAGGCGCTCGCCTGCGGAATACCCCTGATCTCGGCGCCCTGGAATGACGCTGAAAATCTCTTCGAACCTGGCAGGGACTATTTGGTCGTCGGTGATGGCGAGGAGATGAAGAAAAGTCTGCGTGACGTCCTCGCCGATACCGATCTGGCTGCGAACCTTGCCGCTGCCGGCCTCGAAACGATCAAGGCTCGTCACACCTGCCGCCACCGCGTCGACGAGCTTTTTGCCATCCTGGCGCGCTGCGGCACGCATAGGGTCACCGCAAACCTGCAATCCAGGGAGGCTGCCGAATGAAGATCGCCTTTTACGGATCGAGTCTCGTCTCCGCCTATTGGAACGGCGCCGCCACTTATTATCGCGGCCTTCTGCGAGCGCTGGCGGAGAAAGGTTACGACATCACCTTCTACGAG from Rhizobium sp. NLR16a encodes:
- a CDS encoding glycosyltransferase, whose amino-acid sequence is MKFLFYTHSLVSDWNHGNAHFLRGIMRDLQRRDHETLALEPQDAWSRANLVRDQGPAAVEAFHQAFPQHRSRTYGVEFDHEAALADADVVIVHEWTEPQLVERLGRIRRNGATFTLLFHDTHHRAVSAEGDIAGLALDDYDGVLAFGQTLRERYLRAGWGKSVFTWHEAADDTLFRPLPEIEKAGDLIWIGNWGDDERSAEIGEFLVRPAKDLGLNTVVRGVRYPGHALDELREAGIAYDGWIANADVPMAFARHKATIHIPRRPYIEHLPGIPTIRVFEALACGIPLISAPWNDAENLFEPGRDYLVVGDGEEMKKSLRDVLADTDLAANLAAAGLETIKARHTCRHRVDELFAILARCGTHRVTANLQSREAAE